The window AACCGGGAACCGGAGACAATTGCTGAGAAATGGCGTGCATTGAGTGCCACAAGCTCGCAACCCTCAAGCTGTCATTCGTGTCCATTCGTCCCGTCGATCCATAGTCCTAAATATTCGGATTCCAAAAATGCCCATCAGAATTTAAATAGGGAATTGTGATCGGAAAATTGAAATGAGATTTTTTGAAGAAGAAAATAAGGAGGTTTTGAAGTTTAAGGGTTTCTGGGTATTACCTTGTAGAAGATCAAGCCGCCTGATTTGTTGATGATGTAGAGGCTGTAAATCGCTGCCATTTTCCGAAGGCTGTTTCTGAATCTAAATGAGTGGACGGATGATGAAGAAGAAGACTAGCAAGATTGTATTTACAGATACAGGTTCTATACCCGACCCGAAACCCACGTCCCTCTTCCCGAGGGCCCAAAAGTAATTATTTACCCCGAGTATCCACCTTATTTACGAATACGTATCCAGACGCATATCGGCGGGTTTCCAGCTTGGTGTCTTTTAGGTTAAGAATATGTTCTCGAAAACGGCCGGAATCTTGTCGGAAACGTATCCGTAAATACTAAATACATTGGATTGTAGGGGTAATAGTGATATTTCCTCTCTAGTGTATTAGTGTTTAGCTGCGAATCGCAGTGAATCCAGTTTACTACTGAAGGAAGTTTTGGCCAATTATAACGATGATAAATATTAAGACAAGTGTATAGGAAATGTTAGGCTTTAGAGAATCGGAAGATTGTTTTGAATTCGGAGATGAGTTCTTTGCGGTAATACATGAATCGGTAGCTGAAAGCTGTTTGTTGAAGTTCTGGGCTTTACAAGGTAGGCAAGTGTGATTTCCTCTAGGTTGGATTCTGGAACTTCCTCATGGAATGATACCTCACATGATAGTACACCTGCAAAGACAATCCAACTTCATTAAGAAGTTAACCCAAGTTAACCACAATTTAAGTTAAATCAATTTAAAAATGATGTGTCATGTGTTTAGAACCGTTAGATTAGATATAGAGTTTAGATTTTATGAAATGCAAGTAAAATTCCTAAACCAAAACACAAACGTTTTAAGAATGCAGTCGTAGAATTCAATTGTGCTGGCCGACGAACTCTCTCCAAGTCCACCTCTCCGATAACGACGAAGCCGATCCCGATGAGCTTCCGGAGCACAATGCAGGTGGTCATGAACACATGAACAATGTCCAGCAAAAAAGAAATGAATCCGTATTACTCGACCCGGCCCGGGTCCATGTACAGTTGCCGCGAAATATTCACCTAACTCCTTGTTCCCCACATGAAAGTAGTCACGTGTCTCAATCCCATTGGACGGGGACGCACCGAGTCCGCAGCCTCAGTTGTGGACTGTGAACCGGCCACGCCACCAGACCCACCGACCCGAAAGCTTTAAAACCTCCGTCAAATTCTCTCTTTTTTCTCACAGTAACCAACCATGGGCGTCAAGCAAGACTCCGATCCAACGATCGTGATCAACCGCCTCAAATTCACCTACCCTGGAATCAACGGCCACCCGCCGCCCGGCGCCAAGCCTCTCATCGACGACTTCTCCCTCACCCTCAACGCCGGCGAGCGATGCCTCCTCGTTGGATCCAACGGCGCCGGCAAAACCACCATCCTCAAGATCCTCGGAGGGAAGCACATGGTCGACCCCACCATGGTCCGTGTCCTCGGCCGGTCGGCTTTCCACGACACCGCTCTCACCGGCTCCGGCGACCTCTCGTATCTCGGCGGGGAGTGGCGCCGTGACGTGGCGTTTGCTGGGTTCGACGTTCCGATACAGATGGATGTTTCGGCTGAGAAATTGATCAACGGTGTGGCTGGGATTGACCCTAAAAGAAGAGCTGAGCTGATCAAGGTGTTGGATATTGATCTCTCATGGCGGTTGCACAAGGTCTCCGATGGTCAGAGAAGACGGGTCCAGATCTGTATGGGGCTTCTCAGACCATACAAGGTAGTTTATTCAGTCACATTTTGATGTGGGTTGTTTGATTTGGTTATGCACACCAGGTGTTTGATGAAATGTGTGTGAATGAATGTAGGTGCTTCTGCTCGATGAGATCACGGTGGACCTTGACGTGCTTGCGAGGGCGGACCTGCTCACGTTCTTGAAGAAGGAATGTGAGGAGAGAGGCGCTACGATCATTTACGCGACGCATATATTTGATGGATTGGAGAATTGGCCGTCACACATTATGTATGTTGCTAATGGGAAGCTGCAATTGTCGATGCCGATGGACAAGGTTAAGGAGACGTACAAGCTCTCACTCATGGTTAGTGTTCGAAAGGGTTACATTGTTTAGCACCATTTGCATTTCAAGTGTTTTTCTTTGATTTTGTTGTTGACATTGTGTGTTGGATTTGATTTGGTTTGCAGAGGACGGTTGAGAGTTGGCTGAGGAAGGAGCGTGACGAGGAGAGGGCGAGAAGGAAAGAGAGGAAGGCGAAAGGTCTTCCCGAGTTTGATGAACAAATTGAGGGAAGTCGGGTAATTAATAATGGTTGGGCGGCTGGGCGCCTCAACTCCACCGTTGCCGGTGAAGAAAACTTTGTCTTGAGCTCAAACAGAGTTCTCAGGCAATAGATATACTTGGTGCCAGTGACAACAGAATTTGGATGTGCTGCCGCTGGTTTGTGACGTTTTGTGATTGTGATGTATGGGATGATTCTATTACTTGGGTTTCTCTGCATAAATTATGGTGCGCGATCATTTTCATAGCGCCCTTGAATTTGGATGTTTCGAATTTCATTGTATTACTGTTGAATTTCGTGTATACTGTATACCATCATATATGGAAAATGAAAGAAATGAAGAACATGTTGCCAAATTGGAACGACAAAGGTATTACACTAACGAAAGTTACGAGGTCAAAATTGCTTCAACAGCATCATAGCTATTCCTCCTTGTCAAGTAAACTAGGTATTACACTCAAGTACCGAAACTGGGAATGTCGAATGCAACTTATAGACACTAGTCTTTTTTCATTTCAGTACAGGTACGTCAGCCTCCGGAATATAAACGGCATCAAATACAAAAAGATAAATTTTATGGACAATCCATGAATCATTCAACACAGCATGCATCAAGTCCATCAAAAGATGGTGAAGCAATAGTAAAGGTTCAAAATTGGAACCCTAAACCGATACAAACAAATTCGTATGTAGAATGTATAAGTCGAATTATTTAAATCTACAGCCGTCAATCACTTTGTAATAATATCTAAACAGATACAATCTCGGGATAGTAACACATTGTAAGAAATCCATAAACAGAAGATATGCGAGCCATCAGACACCAAGATATGCGAGCCATCAGACACCTTGCAAACATGAGGTTGCTGAAGATTACTGATCATTTAAGCCTGCAAACGAAGTAAATACAAGCAAGCAGACTATAAGTATCAAAACAGAGAACATAATATGAATAGTATGACTGCAATGAAGAACAGGAACAAACCTTGTTGGCAATATTGTTTGAGAGCCAGTCAAGACCCTCATAGAGCCCTTCACCAGAAGTGGCACATGTACTCTGGATGTACCTGCAAAATACAATTGTATAAGATATAATCTGAAATCAAATGGCAAAGGAGGGAGGGGGTAATCTTCAACATACCAGTGGCGTTGACGAAGAGAGTGGAGACCAAGTTTGTCAGTGATCTCTGCAGCATTCATAGCATTTGGAAGATCCTGTTTGTTGGCGAAAACAAGCAGCACAGCATCCCTCAACTCGTCCTACAAATTCAAGCAGTCACATTATGTAAACAGAGCATTCAAGGGAAGATGTAAATTACAAATCAAAGCATACAGAAGCTTTCGTACCTCATTCAACATGCGATGTAGCTCATCCCTAGCCTCAACGACACGGTCGCGATCATTGCTATCAACCACAAAAATGAGCCCTTGGGTATTTTGGAAGTAGTGTCTCCATAGAGGTCGAATCTACACAAACACAATATTGCACTATGTTGGTCAAATACAGTACACATGAGATAACAAATCCTCACAACCATAAAAAAAAAGAAAGGGAAGTGGAAAACTGAAAGATAATGCAGCTCCAGTGGACAGAGCTTCTATCATAGGAATACAACATCTAGTCACAAACTGTCATCAACTACAAGCATCTATACAGATGTCAACAAATGTATACACAGATGTAAATGTTCGCCACATGATAGCTTTTCCTCACATAATAAGAAAAATCTTGAAAGACAAGATGGCAACAACAATCTAGCTTAGGTTTATGTTGTGTGCAAGTGTAGCAAATCTAACCAGCACACGACCGTCCATAAGCACATAAACCACATGAAATGTAATACAAAAGAATACAAATATATAAATTTCTGCCAAAGAGTGGATAGTTTTTCCTTGTAAATAAAAAGGAAAAACTTGAAAGACAAGGTGGCACAGAAATGTAGCTTAGGTTAATGTTGTGTACTAATGTAGCAGATCTAACCAGCACACGACCGTCCATAAGCACATCAACTCAATGAACGATAACTATCAAAAAACTAAGCTATACTATGTTATAAGCACATGCAGAAATTTTTGCCAAAGAACGGATAGCTTTTCCTCAGAAGTACTAGAGGAAAAACTTGAAAGACAAGATGGCACAAAACTGTAGCTTAGGTTAATGTTGTGTGCTAACGTAGCCAATCTAACCAACACACGACCGTCCATAAGCACATAAACCTCAAGAGTTATAACTACAAAGCTCTGTGCATATAGTATTATAAAATAAATTGTACAGATTCAGAAAAGGTCAAACTATCCAATCTCAGCATGAAAGGCTGAAAGTGCATGCATTGTAATTGAAAAGGAGATTGATTTTCATAATGTTTCATACCTTGTCCTGACCCCCGACATCCCACACGGTAAAGCTGATGTTCTTGTACTCCACAGTTTCAACATTGAATCCTGAAAAAAAAAATTACAAACACATTACTTGTTAAAATCTACCATTTTCTATAATACTTGTTACATGCTGTTAAAGAATGATATACAACTGCAAGATGCTGCTATGGAATCATACCGATGGTAGGAATGGTGGTCACAATCTCTCCGAGCTTGAGCTTGTACAAAATGGTAGTTTTACCAGCAGCATCGAGACCGACCATAAGAATTCTCATTTCCTTCTTGGCAAAAAGCCGACTGAACAGCTTGGTGAATGACAACCCCATCTTTGAATTCGCTGCGAACGTAAATCAAAGTCAGATACATGACATCCAAACCAAAAGTTATCAACTTTCAATTTGATGTAGCAAGCATTCTAACATACACAACCCTTATAGATCTCGAATAAAAGCATTAGATTCATCAGAATTCAAATGCGGCCTACACATACAATACATTCACCGCTACTTAAATCGTCCTGAACTCAAACTTCTCATGTTTTCTTTTGAACAAATTACATATCGAAGAGCCGCAACAAGCAGTCAGATTATAGATCTGAAAATAAAATACAAATAAAGCTATGGATTCAAACTAAGAACAAAACTTTCTCCTAGATTTTGAGAGAAAAAAATGAAATCCAAACAGACTCAGATTCAGATCCAAACACAAAACCAGATCCAGATTCAGAACTAAAGACGATGCATCAATCAGGAAACGAAAAAACGCCACCAAAACCACACTGACCTATTACAAATCATACATCAAATTCACGATTCATTATAATCCGAGATTAAGCTAAAGCTAATGAACCATAGATATGAAAAATAGAGAGAGAAAGGTTACCTTAGAGGGGGCAGATCTGAGAAGCTGCCCTAGAGAGGAATGAGGAGGACAAATGATATGGGCTCAGATGACTCTGTTTTCGAATATAAATAGAGAGATAACGACGGGATTTAACGGAGTTTGGTGGTGCAATGAATAATTGACTGGTGTTTAATGGGGCGTTTAGTACCGTTAGGGTTTAGATTGGGATTGTGTGCGGCGAGGTGTAGACTAGCGCGTGTGTGCGTGCTCCAACGTGGTTCTTTTTCTTTTCTCTTTGTTTGCCCCTATACTTTCTATAATTGCTAGTTTTTGCCCAAAACCATTGCCTTCCAACAGAGTTCAAGATTAGGCAAAATGGAAGTTATTTTTATCAGAGCACCTAGACCAGGAGTCCAGGACCACTGTATAGATAATCATACAAAATTTTGTATCCTATCATTCCTATTCCTATGAATGTGGATGGAATATAGTCTAATAGGGTCGAGTTAATATACTTTTTCAGTACTAAGATCGAATGTGACTATTAGAAGAGTAATATTTTTTTTTTAAATGTACGTGAAAGTGAATGTAATTTCAACCAAATATATCTAGCGTCTTTCGTTTTAGGTTTTCGACAAGGCATAACACAACCAATCGACAACCCACAAGATGATGATCTTATGGTACGGTAACATGAGAAACTTCACATTTTGTTGATTTAGCAAACAATGAGGGGTTTGTAGGATTTCTTCCCAAAAATCCGGTACCGGTCACGAACTCACGAATGAACTCCGATCTAGTGAGTGGGAGCTGGTTGGTCAATCCTTTTATAAAAGATGATGTTCGGCTTGGATTTTACTTTGAACCTAAATCCGGAATACAAAAACATTGGCCACACATTTTGTCAAGGCCTATCCTCCAATGAATTTGAGAGGAGAAACACAACTGCCACAATGATACTGATGAGAATTGAGATCAATCTGACCAACTGGAAAACATGCATATTACCATAACAATGCAAACCACTAGAACATTAAACATCACATTACACACCGAATTCGTTGGACCTGACACGCGAGGAAGACACTAAACTAACTTAACATGAGATGATGATGATGATGATAAATGAAACATTTTCGGAACTGAAGTGGGGCGATTTGACGATTTGATATTGATGATGCTTAGTTTGAGCTAGTCTCATGGAAGTTTTCAACACAGTAGTGAATATTCTCATTTGTGCAGCTGCAGCTCCAAGTCGTTTTTCTCAAATTCCTTGAAAACAGCATCTAGCTTTGTATCTGCATCTGTTTCTTTGCCCTCAAGCTTCGCAGTCTCCCTGGTCTTTCCCCAAAGAACAGAATAGAGCCCGGCCACAATCAAGATTGATCCTAAAGCACTGAATCACCAATTTCAATCAGACAACAAGTTAGTACCTTGCAGCACAAGTAAACTAATCGAAGCACAAATTCTTAATTATGGACTTTAGATACTTACGTTCCGAGGTATAATTTCTCATCAAGCAGAGCCCAACTCGAAACAGCCACAATAATGAGCAACAGAGGGCTGAACACTGACACATAGAGCGGTCCTTTCCTTTGGATACACCAAGAAGTGAAGAAAAATGCTACTGCAGAACCCATAATCCCCTGAAATGAATGAAATTGTGTCATGCATATATCGTTCGCGATTTAGTACAAAGATTAAGTTAATCGTTACGATCATTCAAGAATTTGTGCATACTGAATAGAGGCCTGCGGTGAGCTTCATGGGGTTGGTCAATGCCCATGCTTGTGCATTGTGCTCGACACTAACAGCAATGAGTCCACACTCCAAACTGGCCATCAAACACATCAATGTAGTGCTTGTGTAAGGAGCTGGGAAACTATCACTCACTTTCGCCTGAAATAATAACAAAGATTAATCAAGTTGTAAATAAGGATTCAACACAACAAAACTTAGGCCTTGTTGGATTCACGAAATTCAAACGATTGAGAAACAAAATATGGGTGTACGTACTTGGATGATGAACCACATTGCCCAACCTAAGGTGCTGACGAGGACTAAAATGGGACCAACAAAGGAGTTGGCATTGTTGCCGGAGCTCGACTCTCCCATTTTCTGAGCATAACTCCAGTGAATTTTGGATTCACCTATACCAATGTTTTTCCCATGGTAGAATGAGAGTATCATCGCTCCACATACACACACTGCTGTTCCCATCACCTTAGCTAACCCTGCCTTGCTCTTCATTTTTGCTGATTCTTGTCTGAAAATGTTACATTTACGCAGTTTCAATCATAGACAGATAAAAATAGAAGTGAAAACACATTAGGTAATAATACATGGTAAAGTGGTAGAACACCTGAAAAGGACTGCAAGGATAAATGTCATAGCCGGGAGTGTATTTGTCAAAGCACAAGCAACGGTTGCAGAGCTTTTGTTCAATCCAACAAAATATAGAACTTGGTTGGCAGTTGCTCTGCATTTTAAGGATTCCGATTAGGTCAATTTTGTTGCCATAAGCTAATACCACATTAGCTTAAATATATAAATTCGAGTACTTACCCGGTTAAGGAACAGAGGAAAATCTGGAAAAGAATAGGCATTGTGATCTGGGGTCTTGTTTTCCTGTTACGAATAGAAACAAATAAACAAACATCATATTTCCCGTCTAGCTTCTCCAAATTACTTGAGATAGCAAACATTTTCACTAATGAATTAGAGATCAGTTAATTATAAACCTGACAATTATAGCAAAGTCTAGATATACTCATATATATACATACATATACAGGCTAGCTGTGGCGAATCTAGGGTTCTGGCTAGTGCACGTAATTAGGATTAGAGAAAGACCTTTGTTCCCACATAGGGCTAGGGTTTTCCCCTGCACCTTAGGGTTTCTACAAAGATGGGACTTCTGCATTTTTGGGACTGCTTTATTTGTTCATATATAGGTTTAGTGATTAGTTTCTAGATCTGCTGCTTAGCTAATTAACCCTAGGACGTTGAAACCTGAACTGCCAGCTAGCTCGATCTATATGAATTTACTTAGATCTCGATGCATACTTATTCCAAAAGAGTCCAGCAGTCCAGCTCCTACCTACCTGAACGAGCTAGCTGGCTAGCAATGAAGGAAGACGATCAATAA of the Fragaria vesca subsp. vesca linkage group LG6, FraVesHawaii_1.0, whole genome shotgun sequence genome contains:
- the LOC101307408 gene encoding ABC transporter I family member 20-like, translated to MGVKQDSDPTIVINRLKFTYPGINGHPPPGAKPLIDDFSLTLNAGERCLLVGSNGAGKTTILKILGGKHMVDPTMVRVLGRSAFHDTALTGSGDLSYLGGEWRRDVAFAGFDVPIQMDVSAEKLINGVAGIDPKRRAELIKVLDIDLSWRLHKVSDGQRRRVQICMGLLRPYKVLLLDEITVDLDVLARADLLTFLKKECEERGATIIYATHIFDGLENWPSHIMYVANGKLQLSMPMDKVKETYKLSLMRTVESWLRKERDEERARRKERKAKGLPEFDEQIEGSRVINNGWAAGRLNSTVAGEENFVLSSNRVLRQ
- the LOC101307703 gene encoding ADP-ribosylation factor 2-like — its product is MGLSFTKLFSRLFAKKEMRILMVGLDAAGKTTILYKLKLGEIVTTIPTIGFNVETVEYKNISFTVWDVGGQDKIRPLWRHYFQNTQGLIFVVDSNDRDRVVEARDELHRMLNEDELRDAVLLVFANKQDLPNAMNAAEITDKLGLHSLRQRHWYIQSTCATSGEGLYEGLDWLSNNIANKA
- the LOC101307126 gene encoding auxin-induced protein 5NG4-like produces the protein MAIGYGNSYLPFLAMVFVQACYAGMNITSKLALEAEMSPLVLVAYRQVFATLAIAPFAYWMEWKTRPQITMPILFQIFLCSLTGATANQVLYFVGLNKSSATVACALTNTLPAMTFILAVLFRQESAKMKSKAGLAKVMGTAVCVCGAMILSFYHGKNIGIGESKIHWSYAQKMGESSSGNNANSFVGPILVLVSTLGWAMWFIIQAKVSDSFPAPYTSTTLMCLMASLECGLIAVSVEHNAQAWALTNPMKLTAGLYSGIMGSAVAFFFTSWCIQRKGPLYVSVFSPLLLIIVAVSSWALLDEKLYLGTALGSILIVAGLYSVLWGKTRETAKLEGKETDADTKLDAVFKEFEKNDLELQLHK